In the genome of Oncorhynchus mykiss isolate Arlee chromosome 18, USDA_OmykA_1.1, whole genome shotgun sequence, one region contains:
- the cpne4b gene encoding copine-4 has translation MSNIYESAEATLGLCNSSCLTKVELRVACRGISDRDALSKPDPCVVLKMQSHGQWFEVDRTEVIRSSINPVFSKVFLVDFYFEEVQRLRYELHDISSAHNGLRDTDFLGAMECTLGQIVSQRKLSKALLKQGNTTSKSSITVTSEELSGNDDYVELSFSARKLDDKDFFSKSDPFLEIFRINDDGSGSLVHRTETVMNDLSPVWKSFKVSLNTLCSGDHDRQLKCTVYDWDSNGKHDFIGEFQTTYKEIRTDLEGRQMQWDCINPKYQVKKKNYRNSGVVVLNHCKIIKMYSFLDYIMGGCQIQFTVAIDFTASNGDPGNSCSLHYIHPYQPNEYLKALVAVGEICQDYDSDKMFPVFGFGAQIPPDFKVSHDFAVNFDEDNPECSGIQGVVEAYQACLPKIQLYGPTNIAPIIQKVASSASEEMHTMEAMEYFILLILTDGVITDMADTREAIVHASHLPMSVIIVGVGNADFSDMQMLDGDDGILRSPKGEPVLRDIVQFVPFKDFKHASPAALAKSVLAEVPNQVVDYYNAKGIHPKCLSDYDESTRPFSP, from the exons ATGAGTAACATCTATGAGTCTGCAGAGGCGACCCTCGGCCTGTGCAACTCTTCCTGTCTGACCAAG GTTGAGCTGAGAGTGGCTTGTCGAGGGATCTCAGACCGAGATGCCCTTTCTAAACCAGACCCCTGTGTTGTACTCAAGATGCAGTCACACGGGCAGTGGTTCGAg gtggacCGGACAGAGGTGATCCGTAGCAGTATCAATCCAGTGTTTTCCAAGGTGTTTCTGGTTGACTTCTACTTTGAGGAGGTTCAGCGTCTTCGCTATGAGCTACATGACATCAGCTCCGCTCACAATGGACTCAGAGACACAGACTTCCTCGGAGCTATGGAGTGCACGTTGGGACAA atcGTGTCCCAGAGGAAACTGTCCAAAGCGTTACTTAAACAGGGAAACACTACCAGCAAGTCCTCCATCACA GTAACATCAGAGGAGTTATCGGGTAATGATGACTACGTAGAACTCTCCTTCAGCGCTCGCAAACTAGACGACAAg GATTTCTTCAGTAAATCAGATCCGTTTTTGGAAATCTTCAGAATAAATGATGATGGCAGCGGATCACTAGTTCACAGAACTGAg acGGTGATGAACGACCTCAGCCCGGTGTGGAAGTCATTCAAGGTCTCTCTCAACACACTATGTAGCGGAGACCATGACCGCCAACTAAAG TGCACAGTGTATGATTGGGACTCCAATGGGAAGCACGACTTCATTGGAGAGTTCCAGACCACCTATAAGGAGATACGCACAGACCTGGAAGGGAGACAG aTGCAATGGGACTGTATAAACCCTAAGTACCAGGTGAAGAAGAAAAACTACAGAAACTCTGGTGTCGTCGTCCTCAACCACTGTAAG ATCATCAAGATGTATTCTTTCCTAGATTACATCATGGGAGGCTGTCAGATCCAGTTCACA gtGGCCATAGACTTTACAGCATCAAACGGAGACCCCGGAAACAGCTGTTCTCTCCACTACATCCATCCGTACCAGCCCAATGAGTACCTGAAAGCCCTGGTGGCTGTGGGAGAAATATGTCAAGACTACGACAG tgACAAGATGTTTCCAGTTTTTGGGTTTGGAGCTCAGATCCCACCTGACTTTAAG GTGTCACACGATTTTGCCGTGAACTTTGATGAAGACAATCCGGAATGTTCCG GTATCCAGGGTGTGGTGGAAGCCTACCAGGCCTGTCTTCCTAAGATCCAGCTGTACGGACCGACCAACATTGCTCCCATCATACAGAAAGTTGCTTCTTCTGCCTCAGAGGAGATGCACACCATGGAAGCTATG gaGTATTTCATCCTATTGATCCTAACAGATGGAGTGATAACAGACATGGCTGACACTAGAGAAGCTATAGTACATGCTTCCCACCTGCCCATGTCTGTCATCATAGTAGGAGTGGGAAACGCTGACTTCAGTGACATGCAGATGCTGGATGGAGACGATGGAATACTCAG GTCCCCAAAAGGAGAACCTGTTCTCAGAGACATTGTCCAGTTTGTTCCCTTCAAAGACTTCAAACAC gCGTCCCCGGCTGCGCTAGCTAAGAGTGTGCTAGCAGAGGTGCCCAATCAGGTGGTGGATTACTACAATGCCAAAGGAATCCATCCCAAATGTCTGTCTGACTACGACGAATCTACCAGACCCTTCAGCCCCtga